TAATTCTGGTCAAATACTGTGTAAGTGAAATTGggcattttgtatggggaaactttttttttgcttgCATATAACTAGGTTTAATTCGACGACGTGGACGAACGGCCCGATTCTTAGCGGTGCATCGTCGCTTATGGGCTCGACTGCCTCATCATCTCCCTCAGGTGACGGTCTGGACATATAGTCACAGGTAAACGAGTTGACGTCTTCTTCGATTCCAATAACCAGTGATTCTTCGCTATTAGGCTGTGCTATTGCTTCAGTCGACATAGTACCGCGCACAGACGACAAATTCGGTCTCAATCGCAGTCGCTTGTTATTCGAGGGCGATTCCTCTAAATCTGATATGAAAGGCCGCTTTTGAGATGGTGTAAGCCTATGATGAGTGCTTGCGTAGTTCAACTGGGCGCGATCGGCCTCAACGGGGATAGACCTGGGTTCACCACTTTTATCACATCCCCATAAGAAGATTTGCCAGCTTGCCGATGCTCGTTCATAAGCTCGGAGCAGCGCcggttgaagatgatctgGATAGGCGCCGTCGAGACCGTAGGTTGTATGCCGCTGCATAGGCCTGTGTCCGCTCTGCCATGCATAAGCCACTTCATGTCCCGCCGTCCCGGTCGTATCATCAAATCTACTGAAGCGTGCAGCAGCGGCATGAACATGGCCTTCCGTTATAGCAATTGAGATTTGACGGTACATCTGGACCCCAATGCCGGATGGGATACCAGTGGCAGCATTACAATACCGCCGAAGCTCCTTGGTGAATGTTGAGGCGGTCCAAGGTGTTGGTTTTAGGCCTACCTGGGAAAGTGGGGAGAAGAGAAGTGCGTTAGTATGCTCGATATGAAAACATTCACGCAAGATTGATATTGCCACTGGCCGTATATAGACGAGATACTGGAACATAAGCCGAGAGACAGGTTTGGAAAAGAAGCGGATGACATAAAACTCGTTGTTAGTGGCCAGACGAGGCTTGTGGTGCCTAGTTATGGAGCACATTTTTGCACCCCATAAGCCAATACCTCGCTCTCTTGAAGCAGTATTGAAACGCTCTAGCGTCAACAGCTCCGTAATCCGTGCGCACTGGCCGCCGTCAAAGTTACAAAGCACCATTAGTCCCTTCAAGTGATCATCGTGAGCTTCCAAATATGCGCGAGCGGCTTTGGCATCTCAGGTACTCTGGTTTTGACCCTGTTCTTGGAGCAGACCGTCGACCGGGGATATGCATGCTCTCAGTAGTAACTCGGGGTAGGCATCTGTTAGCTGATTGACGGGATCGGATACGAAGGAGTAGCCCGGTGTTGTCGTTGATAGATTATCTCGAATCAGCGACAAATCGATGTGAGTAGGCTCCCAATCATACATCAAACGGGAACAGGATGCTGTGACTGAGCGTAGCACTTTACAAGCCAGGCCACGAGAGTCCACCATCGAAAGTCGTTAGTTGCCATTCCAGGACAGTACCTCGCCGTCATCGCTCTAATGGAATCGGAAAGTGGACCCTTGAGACCGCCGAAGAGCGTTGCCGTAAGACAAGAGACTCAAGAATTCGCCCATGGGCGATAACGTGCCATCACACATGCACTCGCGCCGGGCCGCATTGAGCCTTCGCAGCAGCCCGTGACGCGGCGGGCGTGCAATACCACCGTAGATACGTGAGAAATGAGGCAGCACGGCTTCGAGAAAGACCAACCGAGAACAGTACATAAGTCTCGCTAGGATAGGGGTGAACCGGTGAGGCTGGAGGTATTCGTTGCCGTCAGGGGTTGACAGCCCGCGTACAGCACTGAAGTACACCAACATCGTCGAGCTCGCGAGCCCACCTTCAAAGTCCTCGGTGATAGCAAAGTAACAAAAGCGTAGTAAGATGTCGGCCGCGGGGTCTTGGGAGAATTGCTCCTGGTTGTCCAAAGGCCAAGCGGAAGTTGACTCGGCGTCAGAGAGATTACCTGCTTCTATAGCCACTCTACTCTGACTGTCGTATTCCGATTTGTCCTGTTCATCACTCTCCTCATATTCACTTTCGTCCTCgccttcatcctcttcatcatcattatcatcattctcctcttcttcaccctcatcatcgccactCTCATCACCGTTCATACTCTGCCCTCCATCCTGGTTCTCGGTACGGTCCATATCAGCAGGCCCCTCAGACTGCCAGATGCCATCCACCCAGAGCTCACGGAGAGCTCTAAACTGATGTTTGTTTATCGTTCGGCCTGAAATTGCCCCGCATAGTTATCGGCAATAATCTGCAGAATCGAACCCAGAAGCAGATAAAGCGCTTCAATTCCTTCCGGTAGAGCTTCTTTGAAGATGACTTTGCTACCAGCTTAAAGGTCGCTTTGTAGGGGCGGTCTGGGAACCTGGAACGAAGCCACCTTCTCAGGCATATATCAGTCCTCCGAACGGTCTCGCCGCATTGGTCGAGGAGGCGATCAAGTGCTACCATTATCAATGCCAACCTTCATTTATCTCGCACCAGGCTATAGATTACTTCTTCTCCCTGGATACCCAGGGGCATAGGCTAGTTGGTTATATAATTAGGTAACTCCGTAAGTGCAACTAGGATATCACGATATATATATTTGAATATCGTTTCCCAGCCTATATGCCGCATCTAATTCGCCTGTAAGGCGATATATGCCATTGCTACACTGTCATATAGTCTTATATGGCCTCCCTCTATATCCCTTAATCTTGCATGTTTATTAGCAAAGAGCTTTTCGGCAAGGTGCTTAACGGCATCGGGACTAGCTTGCAGGAGAGTACTATAAGATAGAGAGCCACGGCTGGGGTTATTATCGGTGATAACCTATGGCCTTCGTATGTAGTTCGCTGACCAGCTCTGAAATAACAAGCCTTGCTAGATGTGATCACATAGCCAGTGTCGCTTCTGCTGCCGAGCTGCGAGCTTGATGTCTTTGCTGTGCCTTGACTTCATATAGGCTAGTAAGACCTTTTCGCTGATAAAGCGAATACCACAATGTTTACAGGCCGAACCCTTATATACCATAAGGTATAGGTGAGGCGGCGAGCCGTTTGGTCGCAGTGGAAGTATCCCTGGGTTTAGAAGATTAAGAGAATAGATTGGTGGCTTTAAACCACGGCGGGCAGACTTAGGTATATGATGCTTGTCGCCTGGGTGATGCGGCGCGcatataaggttaatagcAAAGCCGCATTTGATGCAAATTATTGCTAGCTCTGGCGAATTGTAGTATAAGCCGAGACTCTTAAGCTTTTAAAGCTAACGCGGCTACAATGTGATAACAGTATCCGTATATATCGCAAGGcctcttatattaataaagttaagaaGGCACCAAGAGGATCAGACACCCTCTATAAAGTTGTATTTAGCCAAGAATAAGGAGAGAGCTTGATTACTACTCCCTTCCTCCTAATCGACACAATGGAAATTACTACACGCTGTGAAGTCTAAGAGCGCGGTCATCTATATGGTTAGCACAGGCCTTTGTAGAAGAAACGCGGCGCATTTCGCATTCTCGGTTTACAGGCCCAGATAGAAATACAGCGCATTTCCTGAGGGGAAATTCGGGGTAAGAAAATGGAGATTCTGATTGGTGCAGAAgtggaaatgcggcgcatttctGGTCTACATTCTTGAGTACGGAATATCGTCACCTTCAGATTATGCGAAACTCCGTGGCCGACGAACCAGTTACCAAGCGATAGCAGAAGTACTACAACCCGTTTCAGGCGTATTGTAAGTGCCCTCAACCGGTCTCCAGATGCAGTATggtaaaagaagaagcttcttcGCCTGATGGCATCGATAAGATAGACAAGCTCGAAACATAGCAGTCGTCGTGGGAGGAGAGGGACAACGATGTTAGAGACCCAATAACGTATTAGCATGAGTGCGGACGGCGGTATTCTCATCTTTCACGAAATGGCGTTAGACTTCCTTACGATTCAGCCGATGTCAGCAGAGTGTGATGCCTCTACGAAGCAGGCTTAATGCTGGTATTATAAGTATGTGCCAAGTGTTGCAGTTGTGGTTACAGGCTGGGGTGATCGACGACCTGGACGAATTGTTTCTTTCAGTCGGGGAGAGTACTGGTACTGGGGCGGATGAGATATCGTGGGTAGCAGTGGGATGTGAATATGGTTCACACAGACTCATGCGATGCGAAAATGGGCTCCGTTTCGCGTTCACTATTGATAGTCGAAAATAAGAACGGGCCTATTTGAACATCGGGTGATCCGTGTCGAATTCGAAATATATAATTGGTCGAGAAGTAGAAACCGGGCCCGTTTCTGTATTTAATACTCAGTAGGCCTTATAGTTagctttcttctctcccttATATCTCTTTCCTTTCCTCTCTCATTTCATATCTCTATCCCTTATTATAATTGCGTAAATAGCAGAGCAAGACAGCTTTTTCTACTTAGCTAACCCAATCCCAAACCCTAGTTAGGCGACTCAATCTTAAACTCTAACTGATCTACCCTAAAATCTCCTTTAAACTCCCCTTCTTAATATCATAAAGATACCACTTAATATTCTCCTTTAACTCCTCTCTTACTAATTTACTCCCCTTAAGGAATTTAACGTCCCTGACAACACTATTTGGGAGATCACTGACGGCGCCGAAATCAACACTCTCCACCTTCATTTCTGCTGCAGCCCGAGGGTCCCGCTGTTTGAGAACACTGCGCACCTTCTCGTTGGTGAAGTGTGTACTTCTGCAATCTGTATGGTGGATTATCATGACTTGTTTAAAGGTGATAAGATTATCGAGAGCGAGTATGTCGTTAAGGAGGGGCTTTACTTGACCCCTACGTTACGGAGAATTCCTGCTTCTGTTGATTGTTAGCTGTCGGGGAAGTAAAAACAATTGAAGAGTGatgggaagaaagaaaacacGCACCCCCGAAGTTGAGACCTAAGATGTAGGAAGGGTCGCTACGAGGGTCGGCACAGGCGACGACGAGGGTTTTTGCAACGGCGACTTGGTTCTCGGCCAGGAATTGGAATGTTGGTTCTGGTTTGTGAGATGTCATGACGGTCCTATGTTTGGTTAAGGCTTAAAGTTAGGGGAGCAGGTGGAGAGGACGGACTTGTTGCGAGCTAGAAGCTCTTCGATCGTGATTTTTTCGGCCATTTTGAATTGGGTTGGTGCTGAATTTGTTTGGCGAAGCTGATAGTTAAATAAATCCTTAAATTGGTGTTGGAAGAATTTGCTGTGGAATGGATACTCGAGTGTGGAAATGTCTGACGTTTATATACTCAAGTATGGCTGTCGTCGAGTCCGGACCAGGCTGAATGTAGAATAAATGCAGAGTAAGCAATTCGAAAAAGGAACGAGGTGGATATGATTAGAACTGATCCTTTAAAAATTAGGAGCAGTGAGGGGTTCGGAATCAATCTAGACCTACATCGAGAAATCAACTTGTTGAATAAGTTCATAGGTTGTGAGAAAGTCCACGCCATACCCAAACGAGGCAGTAGCACCCTGGTTGAATAAGTTTACAGCTTACGAATCCACGCTATACCCGACGGAGGCAGTAGTACCCTGGTCCACTTTCTTAGCTCCACGAATCATGTCGATTTCAACTTTTCAAAAACATGTTGACAAAGCATATGGGCACGCCGTCTCTGGCCTGATCCTCGGCTTGATTACGACGTACATGCTATATGAACGCATCACTTGCGTGGGATTTTTCTATGTCTTGCCAGGATACTAATTTCTCAATCGCGACTAGTCAGCATGGTTGCGttcgtcttcatcacctCAACTGGGCGGCCAGGCCAAGCGGAGTCAGAAGTGGATAGACATGGGATTCGACGCCACACTATGCGCAGTATGGCAATCGCTCGGCGAGCGAAGGGTGACTATGGACAACATAATCGGCGACAacttcctctcttcctcgaGCCTACTGCAAGTAAGGTGAAAGAAAATACATCTCTCCAGCAAGAACTGTTCAATTCGGCACTAGAGGTCGCCCATATGGTACCCTCGCCTCTTTCGGCACAAGGTTATGAGCTCGCAAAACTCACGTACGGGTTTCGAACTCTTATCACTGTCGGCTCTAGCTTCTGTGCACCTCAGTAGAGCTTCTGTCCGAATACTAACTTCCAGACCCACGAGACTGCAAAAATTGGCCCAATTGCGCCATCCTTCGTGGCTGGACTTCGTCCCTGCACGGTATGCGGAAAGCGGATTGCTCCAAGCCGCCGTCGACTGTACTTTAGCTCGAGCGCACCGCTCGCTACATCCGGATTCGGGGATCTCAGAAACTGCAGTGGTCAAGCTCTACCTGAAAGCCCTGTCTCAGCTCCAGGAAGCGTTAGGGGATAAGCTGGAGAGACGATGGGCGCGTGCAGATGTGCTATGTGCGATTAAAATACTCGCGTTTTATGAGGTAAGGCGCGTTGAATGTTGAAGTGGTCATTTGCTTACAGTACCTTTTTAGTTTCTGCAATTCTCCCAGTCAGCACAGTGGCTCCACCATATTACTGGTGCGCAAAAGTTGATGAGACTTCGAGGTCCGGAAAATTATTCAACAGATTTCGAGCAGCAGATGTTGATGTCTCAAACGGGCACAATAGTGAGTAAACTGTATGTGGCATATTGCATGTGAAATAGTTTGCTAATATTGCTAGTTTCACGAATCTATGTCTATCGGCGAAGACTGTTTCCTCGAGGAGCTAAAGTGGAAAGCACTTCTGTCATCAATCGCCACTGTTGAGAGACCGACGAACATAATAAAGAGTCTTGATTGCCACCCCGTGCTCTCCTCTCTTTGGATACACGCAAGCCCAGCTGCTCGTCTCTTTAGGCAGACAAGTGTTTGTGTCAATGGTACCGGAGCTAATGACCCAGGAACGATTCTACAATTGATCCTTGAAGCGTATCAGACATGCCAAAATCTTCTTACATGGCGTGAAGATTTTGTCAAATTTGCCGCTGAGCTACAGCCCGACCGGCACAGTTCCAGACTCCGCGAGCTCCTCGGGGTATCCTTTGCCGTCCAAATCGTGCTAAATCGGTTAATTATAGCACTACAGCCTCGTGCAGCAGCAGCTAGAACGTTTGAAAACGAGACACAAGCATTCGCAGATCGAATTATTGTGCTCTGCCACGAGGCAACGGAAGAATCCTTACCTATATCTAATATGCTCTTGGCTGAGAAGATTGTTATTGCAAACGCAACGAAAGAGAGTGAAGATGATTGGATGTGGGCTGTTTCAGGAGAAACATATAGTACTTGTCAAGGGATTCAATGTATACCTGCAACTATCTTCGAACAGTGGTACATTGCTCTAGGCAGTCGGGATGTGGACTAATAGATAGCTACACAATCAAGCATAATCACAAGCCCAATGAAGAACAACCTGCTTTACATCTAAATATATCCTACCCCTTTTGCAAAGTGTTTCTTTCGGTGAAAACACACTCGCGGATACACGCGCTCAGGGTGCGGCCGTCGTAGTGCGGCATCTCACCTCGAGTTGCGGGGGACGATATGGAGATTGCGGTCAAGGCACATCCGTGAAAGCACACCCGAATTTGAGGGAAACTTGGGATAGAGGCCGAAACGCTGATTGGTAGGTTGGGCTGGCGGGGTTTCCCGATCAAGGAAGTAAAAGGGTCCTAATATGGTCTTTCCCTTGCTCAGCTGAGAAGAACGGAAAAAACAAATGAAAGGCCGAACgtgacgagaagaagaagaagtagaagcaggagaagggaagaagaaaaggagaaagGTGAAAAGAGCACGACAGCAGATCGCACCTGTATAAAACACGTCACTATCAGACACTAGTCTTTCCCGCAGGCCTGAattggaagaggagagtgGATAGCTGCTATAGGTTTGCCGAGTCGATGCCATGCTGTGtcctgcctctctccaatgacaGACAATATTATCCCACGCAGTAGTGAGATATCGTGCAATGCAACTATATCCATCTGATATAGCAAGCTGTTCAATTAATAGCAACCCTTTGCAATGTAACCGTTACCCCAGATCGGCactagctaaccccaagcaCCAATAAGCAGCTCGGCTTCGACCAAGACGATACGGACCAAATTTGTTAACCCCACAACCCCATTTTGGTGGCCGATTTGACCCAAATCGCCTGCGAATAGTTCTTAGATTCAGCCCTCTTGCCACCTCAAATAGCTCGCTTCCCGGCCCACTAGAGAATAGTCGCTGATAACAGACTCCTGTTCTCCACGGACTGTTGCTCCTTTCTTCATCTGTCATAGCAGCTGAGCGACGTCCACCTTTAAGTTCCATGTCCCAATCATGCTTAACCCTGAGATGTTCTCGAATCCGCCTCAACTCTGTGCCCACATATGGGCAATTGGACCGAGACGACGTGCTTTGCTCTGGGATAAACTCACACCGAATACCTCCAGTGCCTAGCGGACCTAAAGCTGCGATTGGCGGTGCATCATCGGGCCTGGGTGGTAGATTAACGTGGGCCTCTAGCTGACCCTCAAAGATATCATGCTTAGATGCCCACTCTTGCGCAAGACTGATCTCCTGACTGTTAAGACTATGCGGAGCACTGCGAAGATGTAGCTTTACTTGCTTCCGCGTACCCATGGTCTGGCATATGCGGCAGCAGAGAAGCCGGAGTTCTGACTCATATGTAAAGTACTCCATTGCAAACAAATTCAATAAGATTAAAATATTACATTAACCTTTCAAATTTGTTAATTGTTATACAGCATTAATGCTTTTCCTGAATCCCTTTGTTCTACATTGGAAGTTCAAGTAGAATTTGACCTGGATGAAATTAGACATGGGAATTGATAGAGCGGCATGATGTTTTTGATACAGAGGCATGACCTTACAGCGGCATGACTTTCACGGGCTTTGATTCGCTAAATTTTTAATTGTTAGTAGATTATGGATTCTGCCCCCTGCACTAAAAGTACTACAGCTTTAGCTCCCCACATTTCTTCGACCTTAGTTTCCGAAGCAGTCGTGATAGCTCAAGGCGCGTAGACGCGTTCCCAGATCCTAACCCAATATGTTTTATCGCTTCCAAAATGTCGTCCCCTACAGTAGAACGACGTATAGGCCTTCGCAGGCCGCGAAGCTCAAGCCCCAGCAATTAAATACACCGCGAAAAAGGACAGCGAACAAGCCGACAAGCCAGGTTTAGCCCTCCTTTACTCGTAAATCGACCGAACTCTGCAAGCAGTTCCGCCTCAAGCATCGGTCAATACTATGGGATCAGCGACGAAGACACGCTAAGCAATCTCTTTGCTTCTTATCCACAGACTTTTTCGACCTTCCCACGGCCCCGCGGCTCGCAGGGCCTCCACGAACCTGTGTGGAATCTGCGGTTTGATCAAGAGATTCACCTTCAAAATGACTTTCCATCAGGGAGAACACGACTTCAGCGAGTCAAAGCCCTATTCCAGGCCCCGAAATCGATCCTCTATCTAGCATCCGGAGGGCGAGGAGTCAATGGGAGCTAGTTGACAGCGATGAGGATATACTTCCTTCTATAGTAGTCAGAGTAGAGCCTCAGACATGTTTCCTGAGCAATAAACAGAGCAAGAATCTTCCATTCAAAACGAGGCCTCTTGAGACACCCTGCTATGCCAAGATCTTGAGCACTGGGAGGGCTTCAGGCAAGAATAAGGTCCTGTTAAGAGAGCTGGTCACGCTGAGTTCGTCAGGAAG
This window of the Fusarium oxysporum f. sp. lycopersici 4287 supercont2.30 genomic scaffold, whole genome shotgun sequence genome carries:
- a CDS encoding uncharacterized protein (At least one base has a quality score < 10), giving the protein MVAFVFITSTGRPGQAESEVDRHGIRRHTMRSMAIARRAKGDYGQHNRRQLPLFLEPTASKVKENTSLQQELFNSALEVAHMVPSPLSAQGYELAKLTPTRLQKLAQLRHPSWLDFVPARYAESGLLQAAVDCTLARAHRSLHPDSGISETAVVKLYLKALSQLQEALGDKLERRWARADVLCAIKILAFYEFLQFSQSAQWLHHITGAQKLMRLRGPENYSTDFEQQMLMSQTGTIFHESMSIGEDCFLEELKWKALLSSIATVERPTNIIKSLDCHPVLSSLWIHASPAARLFRQTSVCVNGTGANDPGTILQLILEAYQTCQNLLTWREDFVKFAAELQPDRHSSRLRELLGVSFAVQIVLNRLIIALQPRAAAARTFENETQAFADRIIVLCHEATEESLPISNMLLAEKIVIANATKESEDDWMWAVSGETYSTCQGIQCIPATIFEQWYIALGSRDVD